The Quercus robur chromosome 7, dhQueRobu3.1, whole genome shotgun sequence genome has a segment encoding these proteins:
- the LOC126691379 gene encoding uncharacterized protein LOC126691379 has product MRVRLNRYNPFAALPGSIGPELGQALICEIAKLVPNFMDIKSLLTVCKQWNSVSPEITRPSFPLPFPLLMLSKTLNTNWRSFFNLCDSKRYRLELSTFGGKRCWGSSYGWVVLLDPNSNAHLEHLGKGRQIILPSLNTIRTLAATEEWFRLIHKFIIFKQPSHESSFLVMAIFGPKNSLAFVRVGEGAALNGRGQDEWVLVANPDEFEFKDVACFNDQIYGLCDNGTLVCVELDAEVQVVSPQPEDVWEPQKLYLVELSGSLFGVFGYGYYYPLERRYETVSFSVYKFNFDAPSWEEVRNGRGLEDHAVFVGDGNSWCCPTITISSSSKRIYFTDDNWHENEGCDVGVFDMKTSEIQPLPFGEDNPSSYS; this is encoded by the exons ATGCGGGTCAGGTTAAACCGATACAACCCGTTTGCTGCCCTACCCGGTTCTATAGGGCCTGAGTTGGGCCAG GCACTGATCTGTGAAATTGCAAAGCTAGTACCTAATTTTATGGATATTAAATCGTTGCTAACTGTTTGCAAACAATGGAATTCTGTCAGTCCAGAAATTACAAGGCCTTCATTCCCATTGCCATTCCCATTGCTTATGCTTTCCAAGACATTAAACACCAATTGGCGAAGTTTCTTTAATCTCTGCGACAGCAAACGCTATAGATTAGAACTATCTACATTCGGAGGAAAACGTTGTTGGGGATCTTCATATGGTTGGGTTGTATTACTGGATCCTAATTCTAATGCTCACCTTGAACACCTTGGCAAAGGAAGACAGATCATTCTTCCATCACTAAACACAATTCGAACACTGGCTGCTACAGAAGAGTGGTTTCGCCTTAtacacaaattcattatttttaagcAACCTTCCCATGAGTCATCTTTCCTTGTCATGGCAATTTTCGGCCCTAAGAATAGCTTGGCTTTTGTGAGAGTGGGAGAAGGAGCAGCTTTGAATGGAAGAGGACAAGATGAGTGGGTTCTTGTTGCCAATCCAGATGAATTCGAATTCAAGGATGTTGCATGTTTTAATGATCAAATATATGGACTTTGTGACAATGGCACACTGGTGTGCGTTGAACTAGATGCTGAGGTACAAGTTGTTTCTCCTCAACCAGAAGATGTATGGGAACCCCAGAAACTATATTTGGTGGAGTTATCTGGAAgtctttttggggtttttggttaTGGATATTATTATCCTTTGGAGAGGAGGTACGAGACCGTGTCTTTTTCGGTCTACAAGTTCAACTTCGATGCACCATCTTGGGAAGAAGTGAGAAATGGGAGAGGCTTGGAAGATCATGCTGTCTTTGTTGGTGATGGCAACTCCTGGTGCTGTCCTACAATCACCATATCTAGCAGTAGTAAAAGAATCTACTTCACAGACGACAATTGGCATGAAAATGAAGGATGTGATGTCGGAGTGTTTGACATGAAAACTAGTGAAATTCAACCCCTTCCATTCGGTGAGGACAACCCTTCTTCCTATTCTTGA